The Acidobacteriota bacterium genome contains the following window.
GCCACCAGGTCGTTGAGGTGGTCGACGGCGCCCTTGGCGTCCTGGAGCTGGGCGGAGGCGTACGCCGGGGCGCAGGTCTTCATGGTGTCGTTCAGGGCCGCGTTGGCGTCCACGACTTGCTGTGGAGCCTTGCGGCAGCACGCCACCGTCGCCGCCGCCATGAACCCGACCGCGGCCACCTTCCAAAGGTTCTTCATCGTCGCTCCCCCTTTCTGATGAGGAAACGGCCCGCTCAGGGCCCGACTTCCACCTGGAGCACCTCGCCCGCTTCCGGCGGAAGAGGCGCCTGGGATTCGCTCTGGGTCCAGGTCACGAGGCCCGCCTGGACTTCCTTCATGGCCACGTGGGCCGGCTTCTTGCAGACCGTCTCCACGCGAGGGTCGGCGCCTTCCAGGAGCTGGCGCGTCCTCTGGGCGCAGAGGATCACGAAGCGGTACTTGCTGCCGATCTTTTCGTCAACCTTGAACATGTTCTTCCCTCAGCCATTCGGCGATGCGGCGCTTGAGATTTCCGGCGTGATCCTCCCGCCCGTCCGGGCGGAGGCGGGCCGCGTCCAGGATGCACCGGACCTGTCCGACGGCCCTGTCCAGGTCCTCATTTACGATATTATATTCGTAAACTCCGCTGAATTCAAGCTCTTTCTCGGCGGACCGCAGCCGCCGGACCAGGTCGAAGCCCGGCTCCCCTCCCCGTCCCGCCAGCCGCTCCAGGAGAACCTCCAGGGAAGGGGGA
Protein-coding sequences here:
- the rpoZ gene encoding DNA-directed RNA polymerase subunit omega; protein product: MFKVDEKIGSKYRFVILCAQRTRQLLEGADPRVETVCKKPAHVAMKEVQAGLVTWTQSESQAPLPPEAGEVLQVEVGP